One genomic segment of Syngnathus typhle isolate RoL2023-S1 ecotype Sweden linkage group LG8, RoL_Styp_1.0, whole genome shotgun sequence includes these proteins:
- the tmem97 gene encoding sigma intracellular receptor 2, translating to MKGIRLLETVFVFYFTSHIPITLLIDLQTVLPGYLYPQALRDLFQWYSKEFRDPMLLQPPEWFQSFIVCEGLLQIPFFPIAAYAFYKGSCHWIRTPAIIYSTHVATTLIPILSHIIFHQYTIESPWAPQTWQERWTLVAIYAPYLFVPVLLLFTMLLSSTYNPSKFGNTLPNKVKKKH from the exons ATGAAGGGCATTCGTTTATTAGAAACAGTATTTGTCTTCTATTTTACATCGCACATTCCGATCACGTTATTGATTGACTTGCAAACAGTTCTACCAGGATATTTGTATCCCCAAGCT CTGAGAGACCTATTCCAGTGGTATTCAAAGGAGTTCCGAGACCCAATGCTCCTTCAGCCGCCAGAGTGGTTCCAATCTTTCATcgtctgtgagggtctgctgcaAATCCCTTTCTTTCCGATCGCAGCATATGCCTTTTACAAAG GAAGCTGTCACTGGATCAGGACTCCTGCCATTATTTATTCCACCCACGTCGCGACCACATTGATCCCGATTCTCTCCCACATCATTTTTCATCAGTACACTATTGAAAGCCCCTGGGCCCCCCAAACATGGCAGGAACGCTGGACGCTCGTTGCAATATATGCTCCCTATTTGTTTGTCCCTGTCCTGCTGCTCTTCACCATGCTGCTGTCATCCACATACAATccttctaaatttggaaatacATTGCCAAACAAAGTAAAGAAGAAACATTGA
- the si:ch211-195b21.5 gene encoding uncharacterized protein si:ch211-195b21.5 isoform X1 yields the protein MYRPGQHPCGRPSFGVPRSRFNVGAPCGPSPGNLPLRPSRQFSSSAPIGRQFFPRPPRPYFMNPHCSSFSIDRSTVITVGGSQQLASPAAPPPRHLPGSQWNPTSVKLTPDNSDSAGEEFLRCIAANKPFPDYLRGNMEYNLADALKSASILKEAVKSDLAFQKRSRSPSGSPERSRGRSRAKSRARSRSRARSRSRVREKSRARSKSRARSKSRARSKSRARSKSRARSKSRARSKSRAKSKSRARSKSRPRSRSQTRKSRARSKSRSGWSSSPSSSPDGSPAKSKKRQRSPGRVGNDTAASCSSSARLFEGLKLVMTNKAMENHLPSLKEAIRTIQASNQRQRAPGAERPSALSTLSLESDSVLLPHDRVGNDFSWLQPKRQTASKADHLEDEELFLYGHEKAAPQNPRYATLTPGESVKGKTGDEMKRWDPNTQQRDCDRSNLSSSSRVFAHPDGREKIQKILSALGQANNSKSGPQPPASLGLRSCQGPNMPNALQSFIKATKEKREKGHPVGTSYDEDKPGDESERNEAKRAKMTQIESLMKEAGELLKQDGFNFLIPVLGFYCQICEEFIRDLSRAESHAAIHWNRNTGRKTPVSKEETKGHSSCSSSSNSNKHHPPSPHRQHTYKDERGDNRKPGNDYRRIKEEEDHHRRQSSVLKRMREEKILITVCADPPKVKEEPDKDWDLVKQGGASNGKSKDGHGKHAKGNNESHDSSRDESKGKSHKKKKKKKKKKKKKKDDPIHEPCSLPSSKTGHGVIARQESLDKCQAQRPFDVPC from the exons ATGTACCGGCCCGGTCAACATCCGTGCGGTCGGCCTTCTTTCGGTGTTCCACGATCTCGCTTCAATGTCGGCGCTCCTTGTGGGCCTTCTCCCGGAAATTTACCTCTTCGACCGTCCAGACAATTTTCGTCTTCGGCGCCGATTGGAAGGCAATTCTTTCCAAGACCTCCAAGACCTTATTTTATGAAT CCCCACTGTAGCTCGTTCTCCATAGACCGCAGTACAGTGATAACTGTGGGAGGCAGCCAGCAGCTTGCCTCTCCTGCTGCACCACCACCACGGCATCTTCCAGGTTCCCAATGGAATCCAACATCTGTCAAGCTTACGCCAGACAACAG TGACAGTGCTGGAGAGGAGTTCCTGAGATGCATAGCCGCAAATAAACCTTTCCCAGATTATCTCCGAGGGAACATGGAATACAACCTGGCTGACGCATTGAAGTCAGCCAGTATCCTGAAGGAGGCCGTCAAGTCGGACCTGGCTTTCCAAAAGCGGAGTCGCAGTCCGAGCGGGAGTCCTGAGCGCAGCCGCGGAAGATCTCGAGCGAAAAGCCGTGCCCGAAGTAGGAGCAGAGCCAGGAGCAGAAGTCGCGTTCGTGAAAAGAGTCGAGCGAGGAGCAAGAGCCGAGCGAGGAGCAAGAGCCGAGCGAGGAGCAAGAGCCGAGCGAGGAGCAAGAGCCGAGCGAGGAGCAAGAGCCGAGCGAGGAGCAAGAGCCGAGCGAAGAGCAAGAGTCGAGCGAGAAGCAAAAGTCGACCTCGGAGTCGAAGCCAAACCAGAAAAAGTCGTGCGCGGAGCAAAAGCAGGTCTGGGTGGTCATCGTCACCGAGCAGCAGTCCTGACGGCAGCCCTGCTAAAAGCAAAAAGCGGCAGAGGAGTCCCGGCCGCGTGGGCAACGACACCGCCGCTAGTTGTAGTAGTAGTGCTCGTTTGTTCGAGGGACTTAAGTTGGTCATGACCAACAAAGCAATGGAAAATCACTTGCCCTCTCTCAAAGAGGCAATCCGAACCATTCAG gCCTCGAATCAAAGGCAACGAGCTCCGGGCGCCGAGCGACCTAGCGCGCTTTCGACTTTGTCGCTGGAAAGCGACAGCGTGCTCCTGCCTCATGACAGAGTTGGCAATGACTTTTCCTGGCTTCAGCCCAAACGGCAGACAGCTTCCAAAGCTGATCACTTGGAAGATGAAGAGCTGTTCTTATACGGCCACGAAAAAGCCGCGCCGCAAAACCCACGCTATGCAACACTCACGCCTGGAGAGTCGGTCAAAGGAAAAACAGGTGATGAAATGAAGAGATGGGATCCCAACACTCAACAGCGGGACTGCGATCGCTCCAATCTCTCGTCATCGAGCCGAGTCTTTGCTCATCCGGACGGGAGGGAGAAAATCCAAAAGATCTTGAGCGCTTTGGGCCAAGCAAACAATAGCAAATCAGGCCCTCAGCCACCAGCGTCCTTGGGATTGAGATCATGTCAAGGCCCCAATATGCCCAACGCCctgcaatcattcatcaaag CAACCAAGGAGAAGCGGGAAAAAGGTCACCCAGTTGGGACGTCATATGATGAAGACAAG CCAGGCGATGAAAGTGAAAGAAACGAAGCCAAACGAGCCAAAATGACTCAAATCGAAAGTTTGATGAAAGAAGCGGGAGAATTGCTCAAGCAGGACG GATTCAATTTCCTCATCCCGGTGTTGGGCTTTTACTGCCAGATATGTGAGGAGTTCATCAGAGATTTAAGTCGAGCTGAAAGCCACGCAGCCATCCATTGGAATCGCAACACTGGCCGC aAAACACCGGTAAGTAAAGAAGAGACTAAAGGACACTCAAgctgtagcagcagcagcaacagcaacaaaCACCATCCTCCGTCGCCGCACCGACAACACACTTACAAAGACGAGAGAGGAGACAACAGGAAACCCGGAAATGATTACCGTAGAatcaaagaggaggaggatcaTCATAGGCGCCAAAGTAGTGTGCTCAAGAGGATGAGAGAGGAGAAGATACTCATAACGGTTTGTGCCGACCCTCCAAAAGTTAAGGAGGAGCCCGACAAGGATTGGGACCTAGTCAAGCAGGGAGGAGCATCCAATGGAAAGTCCAAAGACGGTCATGGAAAACACGCAAAGGGAAACAATGAAAGCCACGACAGCAGCAGAGATGAATCCAAAGgaaagtcacacaaaaagaaaaagaagaagaagaagaagaagaaaaagaagaaggatGATCCTATACATGAACCTTGCTCGTTACCAAGTTCAAAGACGGGTCACGGCGTCATTGCGAGACAAGAAAGTTTGGACAAGTGTCAAGCCCAACGTCCATTTGATGTGCCCTGCTaa
- the si:ch211-195b21.5 gene encoding uncharacterized protein si:ch211-195b21.5 isoform X2, with amino-acid sequence MEYNLADALKSASILKEAVKSDLAFQKRSRSPSGSPERSRGRSRAKSRARSRSRARSRSRVREKSRARSKSRARSKSRARSKSRARSKSRARSKSRARSKSRAKSKSRARSKSRPRSRSQTRKSRARSKSRSGWSSSPSSSPDGSPAKSKKRQRSPGRVGNDTAASCSSSARLFEGLKLVMTNKAMENHLPSLKEAIRTIQASNQRQRAPGAERPSALSTLSLESDSVLLPHDRVGNDFSWLQPKRQTASKADHLEDEELFLYGHEKAAPQNPRYATLTPGESVKGKTGDEMKRWDPNTQQRDCDRSNLSSSSRVFAHPDGREKIQKILSALGQANNSKSGPQPPASLGLRSCQGPNMPNALQSFIKATKEKREKGHPVGTSYDEDKPGDESERNEAKRAKMTQIESLMKEAGELLKQDGFNFLIPVLGFYCQICEEFIRDLSRAESHAAIHWNRNTGRKTPVSKEETKGHSSCSSSSNSNKHHPPSPHRQHTYKDERGDNRKPGNDYRRIKEEEDHHRRQSSVLKRMREEKILITVCADPPKVKEEPDKDWDLVKQGGASNGKSKDGHGKHAKGNNESHDSSRDESKGKSHKKKKKKKKKKKKKKDDPIHEPCSLPSSKTGHGVIARQESLDKCQAQRPFDVPC; translated from the exons ATGGAATACAACCTGGCTGACGCATTGAAGTCAGCCAGTATCCTGAAGGAGGCCGTCAAGTCGGACCTGGCTTTCCAAAAGCGGAGTCGCAGTCCGAGCGGGAGTCCTGAGCGCAGCCGCGGAAGATCTCGAGCGAAAAGCCGTGCCCGAAGTAGGAGCAGAGCCAGGAGCAGAAGTCGCGTTCGTGAAAAGAGTCGAGCGAGGAGCAAGAGCCGAGCGAGGAGCAAGAGCCGAGCGAGGAGCAAGAGCCGAGCGAGGAGCAAGAGCCGAGCGAGGAGCAAGAGCCGAGCGAGGAGCAAGAGCCGAGCGAAGAGCAAGAGTCGAGCGAGAAGCAAAAGTCGACCTCGGAGTCGAAGCCAAACCAGAAAAAGTCGTGCGCGGAGCAAAAGCAGGTCTGGGTGGTCATCGTCACCGAGCAGCAGTCCTGACGGCAGCCCTGCTAAAAGCAAAAAGCGGCAGAGGAGTCCCGGCCGCGTGGGCAACGACACCGCCGCTAGTTGTAGTAGTAGTGCTCGTTTGTTCGAGGGACTTAAGTTGGTCATGACCAACAAAGCAATGGAAAATCACTTGCCCTCTCTCAAAGAGGCAATCCGAACCATTCAG gCCTCGAATCAAAGGCAACGAGCTCCGGGCGCCGAGCGACCTAGCGCGCTTTCGACTTTGTCGCTGGAAAGCGACAGCGTGCTCCTGCCTCATGACAGAGTTGGCAATGACTTTTCCTGGCTTCAGCCCAAACGGCAGACAGCTTCCAAAGCTGATCACTTGGAAGATGAAGAGCTGTTCTTATACGGCCACGAAAAAGCCGCGCCGCAAAACCCACGCTATGCAACACTCACGCCTGGAGAGTCGGTCAAAGGAAAAACAGGTGATGAAATGAAGAGATGGGATCCCAACACTCAACAGCGGGACTGCGATCGCTCCAATCTCTCGTCATCGAGCCGAGTCTTTGCTCATCCGGACGGGAGGGAGAAAATCCAAAAGATCTTGAGCGCTTTGGGCCAAGCAAACAATAGCAAATCAGGCCCTCAGCCACCAGCGTCCTTGGGATTGAGATCATGTCAAGGCCCCAATATGCCCAACGCCctgcaatcattcatcaaag CAACCAAGGAGAAGCGGGAAAAAGGTCACCCAGTTGGGACGTCATATGATGAAGACAAG CCAGGCGATGAAAGTGAAAGAAACGAAGCCAAACGAGCCAAAATGACTCAAATCGAAAGTTTGATGAAAGAAGCGGGAGAATTGCTCAAGCAGGACG GATTCAATTTCCTCATCCCGGTGTTGGGCTTTTACTGCCAGATATGTGAGGAGTTCATCAGAGATTTAAGTCGAGCTGAAAGCCACGCAGCCATCCATTGGAATCGCAACACTGGCCGC aAAACACCGGTAAGTAAAGAAGAGACTAAAGGACACTCAAgctgtagcagcagcagcaacagcaacaaaCACCATCCTCCGTCGCCGCACCGACAACACACTTACAAAGACGAGAGAGGAGACAACAGGAAACCCGGAAATGATTACCGTAGAatcaaagaggaggaggatcaTCATAGGCGCCAAAGTAGTGTGCTCAAGAGGATGAGAGAGGAGAAGATACTCATAACGGTTTGTGCCGACCCTCCAAAAGTTAAGGAGGAGCCCGACAAGGATTGGGACCTAGTCAAGCAGGGAGGAGCATCCAATGGAAAGTCCAAAGACGGTCATGGAAAACACGCAAAGGGAAACAATGAAAGCCACGACAGCAGCAGAGATGAATCCAAAGgaaagtcacacaaaaagaaaaagaagaagaagaagaagaagaaaaagaagaaggatGATCCTATACATGAACCTTGCTCGTTACCAAGTTCAAAGACGGGTCACGGCGTCATTGCGAGACAAGAAAGTTTGGACAAGTGTCAAGCCCAACGTCCATTTGATGTGCCCTGCTaa